From the genome of Paraburkholderia aromaticivorans, one region includes:
- the surE gene encoding 5'/3'-nucleotidase SurE: protein MRILLSNDDGYLAPGLAALYEALKPIADVTVMAPEQNCSGASNSLTLSRPLSVLRSANGFYYVNGTPTDSVHIALTGMLDHTPDLVVSGINNGQNMGEDTLYSGTVAAATEGIMFGVPAIAFSLVDKDWVHLEDAVRVAVEIVAHYLEQPLPGHPLLNVNIPNLPYDQLGDWQITRLGKRHPSQPVIRQTNPRGEPIYWIGPAGSARDASEGTDFHAVANGHVSITPLQLDLTHTQMLPAARDWVRAGSGAS from the coding sequence GCTGCGCTTTACGAAGCGCTCAAGCCGATCGCGGACGTCACCGTGATGGCACCCGAACAGAATTGCAGCGGCGCGTCGAATTCCTTGACACTCTCGCGGCCGCTCTCGGTGCTGCGCTCGGCCAATGGTTTCTATTACGTGAACGGCACGCCCACCGACTCGGTGCACATCGCGCTGACGGGCATGCTCGACCATACGCCGGACCTCGTGGTCTCGGGCATCAACAACGGTCAGAACATGGGCGAAGACACGCTCTATTCGGGGACCGTCGCTGCCGCCACCGAGGGCATCATGTTCGGTGTGCCGGCCATCGCGTTCTCGCTGGTCGACAAGGACTGGGTGCATCTCGAAGACGCCGTGCGTGTCGCCGTCGAAATCGTCGCACATTATCTCGAGCAGCCGTTGCCCGGGCACCCGCTTCTGAACGTCAACATTCCGAATCTGCCCTACGATCAACTCGGCGACTGGCAGATCACGCGTCTCGGCAAGCGGCATCCGTCGCAGCCGGTGATCCGCCAAACCAATCCGCGCGGCGAACCGATCTACTGGATCGGCCCCGCGGGCAGCGCGCGCGACGCGAGCGAAGGCACCGACTTCCACGCGGTCGCCAACGGCCACGTGTCGATCACGCCGTTGCAACTCGACCTGACCCACACGCAAATGCTGCCCGCAGCGCGCGACT